One stretch of Pyrenophora tritici-repentis strain M4 chromosome 4, whole genome shotgun sequence DNA includes these proteins:
- a CDS encoding Dimer-Tnp-hAT domain containing protein: MPAKRTCVNALEIATTSKRPRVAARHRGTASQPVLVDTQPFSPSPPPPPLSPRQALVAAPQAPNFEATLRESRAEETIIPPPKGSEHATVAASGAASEAVDKGFSRYPKHCKPPTSLSNRASWVYSHGYRIALRSNVAKVTWICHYCYKHKFTTVGRGIHNVSQSPSAPARHLGEDKKVHGLKPPTSVEAERALWASYNSVSRYVIRLYNYLLLKVIASLSESMSKVYVSFDGWTTKGGKRGYLGIVAHYVDSSGELRDLPIALPQLTGAYTGEAMAEVVMAIFKQFEITVGKLGYFVLDNAHNNNTTINTLALQIGFSATERRLRCGPYTLNLIGQMLLWGEEKESYDNEETERVNEAENMATWRGDGPLGVLVAVINYIKTPQQYALFEKYQKLAIRDQPVNAPTEQHKIKEPVKLVVTRYNSYVSCFKRAKIETEDAYARSRNNKLPAAPDWMRSDGINAHDWQVIAEYIDVLRPLKQATKRLEGRGKSGAFGAIAEVILVFEYLLGVYEDRLQSYEDVIYDEHTESPEDHLAINLRAALVKAREYYNKLDLSPAYYAAIILHPRYKSYLDAAWADKPDWLESSNRKFQHLWAEYKSLPKPRLRSKVRHNDIEDAINSFIKPAGLTENEEDEYEA; this comes from the exons atgccagcaaaaagaacatgcgttaatgctctagaaatcgcgacaacttcgaagcgccctagagtcgcagcgcgtcatcgcgggactgccagccaacctgtgctagtcgatactcagccattctcaccatctccacctcctccaccgctgtcgccgcgtcaagctctcgttgccgcgccacaagcaccaaattttgaagcgaccctccgagagtcgcgcgccgaagagacgatcatcccaccacctaagggcagcgagcatgccactgttgcagcttcaggagcagctagcgaggctgtcgacaAGGGTTTC agtcgctacccaaagcactgcaagccgcccacatcactttcgaaccgagcaagctgggtatacagccatggctatcgcatcgccttgcgcagcaacgtcgcaaaagttacgtggatctgccactattgctataagcacaagttcactactgttggccgtggcatacataacgtctcgcagtctccatcagcgccagcacgtcatctcggagaagacaagaaagttcatggcttgaagcctccaa ctagcgtagaggcagaacgagccttGTGGGCATCttataacagcgtctcacgatacgttatacgcctgtacaactacctgttactAAAGGTTatcgcaagcctttcagaatcaatgagcaaagtctatgtaagctttgacggatggacgacaaaaggtggcaagcgcggttacttaggtatcgtcgcccactacgttgatagctctggcgagctcagggacttgcctattgcgctcccacaactgacaggtgcctacaccggcgaggctatggctgaggtcgtgatggcaatattcaagcagttcgaaatcactgtgggcaagctcggttacttcgtcctcgacaacgcacataacaacaacaccacgattaacactctcgccttgcagatagGCTTTAGCGCTActgagcgtcgccttcgctgcggtccttatacgcttaatctcattggccagatgctactctggggtgaggagaaagagtcctacgacaacgaggagactgagcgcgtgaacgaagctgagaatatggctacttggcgaggcgatggaccattaggagtgcttGTCGCGGTTATtaactacatcaaaacaccacaacagtacgctctttttgagaagtatcagaagctcgctattagggaccagcctgtcaacgcgccaacagaacagcacaaaatcaaggagcccgttAAGCTAGTTGTTACTCGCTAtaactcttacgtttcgtgttttaagcgcgct aagattgaaactgaagacgcgtacgcccgaagtcgtaacaacaagctgcctgcagcgccggattggatgaggtctgatgggatcaatgcccatgactggcaggtgattgctgagtatattgatgtgcttAGGCCACtaaaacaagctacaaaacggcttgaaggccgcggcaaaagcggtgcttttggagcaatcgctgaggttattctagtatttgaatacttacttggagtctatgaggaccgcttgcaaagctatgaagacgtcatttatgatgagcatacagagtcacccgaagaccaccttgctatcaacctccgcgctgccctagttaaagcccgcgagtactacaacaagctcgacctctcgccagcttactatgctgctataatccttcatcctcgctacaaaagctaccttgacgcagcgtgggcggataagcctgattggctagagagcagcaaccgcaagtttcaacatttgtgggcggagtacaaaagcttaccgaagccgcgcttacgctCTAAAGTTaggcacaatgatatagaAGACGCTATTAACAGCTTTATTAAGCCggcagggcttacggagaacgaggaggatgaatatgaggcttag